A window from Malania oleifera isolate guangnan ecotype guangnan chromosome 7, ASM2987363v1, whole genome shotgun sequence encodes these proteins:
- the LOC131159163 gene encoding soluble inorganic pyrophosphatase 4-like: MAPPIEVPNKTVHTQQSPHPPLNERILSSLTRRQMAAHPWHDLEIGPGAPMVFNCVVEISKGSKVKYELDKKTGLIKVDRVLYSSVVYPHNYGFIPRSLCEDNDPMDVLVIMQEPVLPGCFLRAKAIGLMPMIDQGEKDDKIIAVCYDDPEYRDYNDIKDLPPHRLAEIRRFFEDYKKNENKEVAVNDFLPATAAYEAIQHSMNLYANYIVEGLRR, translated from the exons ATGGCTCCACCTATTGAGGTTCCAAACAAAACTGTTCACACTCAACAATCCCCACATCCACCTCTTAACGAAAGAATACTTTCATCATTGACCAGGAGGCAAATGGCTGCACACCCTTGGCATGATCTTGAGATAG GACCTGGAGCTCCAATGGTTTTCAATTGT GTTGTTGAAATTAGCAAAGGAAGCAAGGTGAAGTATGAACTTGACAAGAAGACTGGGTTGATCAAG GTTGACCGTGTACTCTACTCCTCAGTTGTGTACCCTCACAATTATGGCTTCATCCCACGTTCTTTGTGTGAGGACAATGACCCCATGGATGTTTTAGTTATCATGCAG GAACCAGTTCTTCCAGGATGTTTTCTTCGGGCTAAAGCGATAGGCCTCATGCCTATGATTGATCAG GGAGAAAAAGATGACAAGATAATTGCTGTGTGTTATGATGATCCTGAGTACCGCGATTACAATGACATAAAGGACCTCCCACCGCATCGTTTGGCTGAGATACGCCGCTTCTTTGAGGACT ataagaaaaatgaaaacaaagaagTTGCAGTTAACGACTTTCTGCCAGCCACTGCTGCCTATGAAGCAATCCAGCATTCCAT GAATCTTTATGCAAACTATATTGTGGAGGGCCTGCGGCGATAG